ATACAACCAGAGAACAGATGAAGATGTTCTTGACCCGTTTAGGATTCGGGAGCAAAATGGTGATTACCGGGGATGTGACGCAGATCGATCTGCCGGATGGAAAACACAGTGGTTTAAAACAGGTTGTTCACATTTTAAAGGATGTTCCGGATATTGCACAGGTGTTTTTTACTGGAAGAGACGTTGTCCGCCACAAACTGGTGCAGGATATTATAAAAGCATACGAGAAAAGTGATAAGAATGAGGAGGCCAGACACTGATTATGGAAAAAATTCGTGTCATTATTGAAAACCGTCAAAAAACTGTAAAGATTCCAACTGGATTGAGGATGCTGATTCGCCGCTGCTGCAATGCTGTGCTGCGGATGGAAAAATTTGAAGGCCCTGCAGAGATTAGCGTGACTTTTGTGGATAATGAACAGATCCGCAAATTGAATGCACAGTACCGTAAAAAAGATGTAGAGACCGATGTATTGAGCTTCCCAATGGGCGAAAACGGTGTATATGATATCAATCACGATACCGGCGCAAAAATTCTTGGGGATGTTGTTCTTTCTATGGAAAAAGCGGAAGAACAGGCCAATCAGTTTGGGCATAGCTTGGAGCGTGAGGTCGGCTACCTGACAGCACACAGTGTTTTGCATTTGCTTGGATACGATCATGAGAACGGCGGAATCGAGCGGGTTCGGATGCGTGAAAAAGAGGAGCAGGTTATGACACAGTTGGGACTGCCTAGTACCAGCAGCTATGTGTTGACAGACGAGGACGTGTAAAAATCTTGCGATTTCGAAAAAGCCTAAAATATGCTTTTCGGGGAATTATTTACTGTATCAATACCGAAAAAAATATGCGGTTTCATACAGTGGCAATTCTCTATGTGCTGCTTTTAGCGCCTTATTTTTCCCTGAGCCGTGCAGAGTGGGCAATCCTTTTTTTGACCTTCGCTGTGGTTACGGCAGCAGAGTGCTTTAATACGGTGGCGGAAAGGTTGAGTGACTTTTCGGCTTCCAACTTTAATACAGTGGTGCGGGTCGTCAAAGATATGGCGGCCGGCGCCGTGCTTTTGTGTGCACTTTTTTCGATTGCGGTCGCAGTCTGCCTTTTCTGGAAACCAGAGGACTTTTGGAATCTGTGGCAGACGTTTTTCAAGAATCCGACTTTCCCTGTACTCTTAATTTTGCTGGCCTTTCCATCTTACTTTTATGTTTCGTGGGGACCACTGGAAATTCGGGATCGGATTCATCATCGAAGAATTGTGGGACTTCGGGTTCATCAGAAAAAATATTCCTCTGAAAAATCCGAAAAGAATAAAAATAATTTAGTTTAAGGAGTTACAAAAATGAAGGAACCACCCAAGGAACGCAGTGCATATATTGCGATTGTAGGACGTCCGAATGTAGGGAAAAGTTCTTTGATGAACCGCTTATTAGGACAGAAAGTCGCGATTGTCAGCAGCAAACCTCAGACCACCCGTACCAGAATTATGGGAGTTCTGACCGAAGGCGAAGATCAGCTCGTTTTTTTGGATACTCCTGGACTTTTAAAACCGAGAGACCGTTTGGGAGAATATATGGTTAAAAGCGTCGTCGCTTCTGTTTCGGGTGTAGATGCCGCTCTTCTGGTGGTTGAAGCGGGAACTAAAATTTCTCCTGCGGACCGCGATTTAGTGGAGCAGTTTCAAAAGCTGCATCTGCCGGCAGTTTTATGTATCAATAAAATTGATTTGCTGCCGAATAAAACGGATTTAATGGCACAAATTGCGACTTTGAGTGAGCTTTATAATTTTGATGCCGTTGTGCCGGCTTCCGCTATGGACGGAAACGGACTAGACGATTTAAAAGAAGAATTGAAAAAACTGTGCATGGAGGGTGGTCATCTTTTCCCGGATGATACTTTGACCGATCAGCCGGAACGGGTGCTTGCCGGAGAAATTGTGCGCGAAAAATTGTTGCGCCTTTTGCAAAAGGAAGTCCCTCATGGTTTGGCGGTGGTTGTGGAACAGCTGCACGAACGGGAAGATCATTCTTGTGTGGATATTGGAGCTACCATTTATTGCGAAAAAGAGAACCATAAAGGAATTATTATCGGCAAAGGCGGCTCTATGCTTAAAAAAGTCGGCACTTATGCCAGACAAGATCTGGAGAAGTTCTATGGAACAAAGGTCAATTTACAGCTCTGGGTCAAGGTAAAAGAGGATTGGAGAAACAAGGAAGCAGCGCTTCGTTCCTTTGGATTTAACGGCGATGATCTTTTGGATCATTAATTCCTTTTTTAGAAAATCTTTCAAAAATCCTTTTTCATAGCACAAAAGAAGAGAAAAAAACGTCTGGTTTTGACGAATATTCATTTATTTTCCACTCATACTGGAGCGGATTCCTGTACATAATGATTCTTGTACGGCAACAGGAAAGGAGCGTTTTCAGTATGGACGAAAAATCAGCTTGGTCTTGTTTTCAAGAGACCGGCAGGGTGCAGGATTATCTTGTCTACGCCCAGCTAAAACACAATGCTCAGCAGATAAAGGAGGTGCCTGATGCGGTTGAATACACGGGGACTGATCATCAGGACTTCGGAAGTGGGCGAAAGTGACCGCGCAGTAACGGTACTTACCAAAGACTGTGGAGTTGTACATGCGTTTGCACGCCGCAGTCGTGCCGCAAAAAGCGCGCTTGTTTCGGCAACTCAGCTTTTTTGCTATTCTGAGCTGACCCTTTTTGAAGGGAAAACAGCAAATACAATTGATGATGCCCAGCCGATCGAAGTTTTTTTTGAACTTCGGCAGGATCTTGCACGGTTGTCCCTTGCCCAGTATTTTTGTGAGCTGGTGGGTGTGCTGGCTCCGGAAGATGATGGTGCAGGGGATTTTTTGCGTTTGCTGTTAAATGCTTTTTATTTGATGTGCAAACAAAAACGTTCA
This genomic window from Caproicibacterium sp. BJN0003 contains:
- the era gene encoding GTPase Era encodes the protein MKEPPKERSAYIAIVGRPNVGKSSLMNRLLGQKVAIVSSKPQTTRTRIMGVLTEGEDQLVFLDTPGLLKPRDRLGEYMVKSVVASVSGVDAALLVVEAGTKISPADRDLVEQFQKLHLPAVLCINKIDLLPNKTDLMAQIATLSELYNFDAVVPASAMDGNGLDDLKEELKKLCMEGGHLFPDDTLTDQPERVLAGEIVREKLLRLLQKEVPHGLAVVVEQLHEREDHSCVDIGATIYCEKENHKGIIIGKGGSMLKKVGTYARQDLEKFYGTKVNLQLWVKVKEDWRNKEAALRSFGFNGDDLLDH
- the ybeY gene encoding rRNA maturation RNase YbeY, whose protein sequence is MEKIRVIIENRQKTVKIPTGLRMLIRRCCNAVLRMEKFEGPAEISVTFVDNEQIRKLNAQYRKKDVETDVLSFPMGENGVYDINHDTGAKILGDVVLSMEKAEEQANQFGHSLEREVGYLTAHSVLHLLGYDHENGGIERVRMREKEEQVMTQLGLPSTSSYVLTDEDV
- a CDS encoding diacylglycerol kinase family protein; the protein is MRFRKSLKYAFRGIIYCINTEKNMRFHTVAILYVLLLAPYFSLSRAEWAILFLTFAVVTAAECFNTVAERLSDFSASNFNTVVRVVKDMAAGAVLLCALFSIAVAVCLFWKPEDFWNLWQTFFKNPTFPVLLILLAFPSYFYVSWGPLEIRDRIHHRRIVGLRVHQKKYSSEKSEKNKNNLV